Proteins from a single region of Pseudopedobacter saltans DSM 12145:
- the fabD gene encoding ACP S-malonyltransferase, with protein sequence MKAYVFPGQGAQFIGMGKDLYESSDEAKALFEKANEILGFRITDIMFSGTDEELKQTKVTQPAIFLHSVILAKVLGSDFKPDMVAGHSLGEFSALVAAGALSFEDGLKLVAKRANAMQKACEIQPSTMAAVLGLDDFTVEDICQRVSDVVVPANYNCPGQLVISGTIAGIDKACELLLAAGAKRALKLNVGGAFHSPLMESAKVELEAAIVATEIKEPICPIYQNIDAKPYTDVQSIKDNLIAQLTGSVKWTQTVQKMLEDGATSFIEVGPGNVLQGLVKKVNRAIETSSASIA encoded by the coding sequence ATGAAAGCATACGTATTTCCCGGGCAAGGAGCCCAATTTATTGGAATGGGTAAAGATTTGTACGAATCATCTGACGAGGCAAAAGCTTTATTTGAAAAAGCAAACGAAATTTTAGGTTTCAGAATTACAGATATCATGTTCTCTGGAACAGATGAAGAGCTTAAACAAACTAAAGTAACGCAACCAGCTATATTTTTACATTCGGTAATCTTAGCTAAAGTTTTAGGTAGTGATTTTAAACCAGATATGGTTGCCGGCCATTCGCTTGGCGAATTTTCCGCTTTAGTTGCGGCGGGAGCTTTATCTTTTGAAGACGGATTAAAGCTCGTTGCAAAAAGAGCCAATGCAATGCAAAAAGCTTGCGAAATACAACCTTCCACAATGGCAGCGGTTTTAGGCCTGGATGACTTTACTGTAGAAGATATTTGTCAGCGTGTTAGTGATGTTGTAGTTCCTGCTAACTATAACTGTCCTGGGCAGTTGGTAATTTCCGGAACTATTGCAGGTATAGATAAAGCATGTGAGCTATTATTGGCAGCCGGTGCAAAGAGAGCATTAAAACTTAATGTAGGCGGAGCTTTTCACTCCCCCTTAATGGAAAGTGCAAAAGTTGAGCTTGAAGCGGCTATTGTAGCTACAGAAATTAAAGAGCCAATATGTCCAATTTATCAAAATATAGACGCGAAGCCGTATACCGATGTTCAGTCTATAAAAGATAATTTGATAGCACAATTAACCGGTTCGGTAAAATGGACACAAACTGTACAGAAAATGTTAGAGGACGGCGCTACATCCTTTATTGAAGTTGGTCCCGGAAACGTCTTACAGGGCTTGGTAAAGAAAGTTAATAGAGCGATAGAAACATCCTCAGCTTCTATTGCATAG
- the folE gene encoding GTP cyclohydrolase I FolE has protein sequence MIHSDNDDFFEDSGYIKIDRYNQERTTKIASHYKEILNEIGEDTSRDGLLKTPERYAKALQFLTHGYDLNAEEILRSAMFEEEYSQMVIVKDIEVYSLCEHHIIPFFGKAHIAYIPNGHIVGLSKIPRIVDVFARRLQVQERLTNEIRDCIQNTLNPAGVAVVLECKHMCMSMRGIQKQNSVTTTSAFTGEFANDRTRSEFLRLIAADLYK, from the coding sequence ATGATTCATTCTGATAACGATGATTTTTTTGAGGATTCAGGTTATATTAAAATAGATAGATATAATCAGGAAAGAACTACAAAAATCGCGTCGCACTACAAGGAAATACTAAACGAAATCGGAGAAGATACCAGCCGTGACGGCCTGCTAAAAACCCCCGAAAGATATGCTAAAGCTTTACAATTCTTAACGCATGGGTATGATTTAAATGCCGAGGAAATCTTACGTTCAGCTATGTTCGAAGAAGAATATAGTCAAATGGTTATCGTAAAAGATATCGAAGTATACTCGCTTTGCGAACATCATATCATTCCTTTTTTTGGAAAAGCACATATAGCTTATATACCTAATGGGCATATTGTAGGACTGAGTAAAATTCCAAGAATTGTAGATGTCTTTGCTCGCAGACTTCAGGTTCAGGAAAGACTGACAAACGAAATCAGAGATTGCATACAAAATACTTTGAACCCAGCGGGTGTTGCAGTTGTTTTGGAATGCAAACATATGTGTATGAGCATGCGGGGCATTCAAAAACAAAATTCGGTAACAACAACTTCTGCTTTTACCGGTGAATTTGCAAATGACAGAACCAGATCGGAATTTTTAAGATTAATAGCTGCTGATCTGTATAAATAA
- a CDS encoding 6-pyruvoyl trahydropterin synthase family protein — translation MIYITRKEHFNAAHKLYREDWSKEKNEEVFGICANANWHGHNYDLYVTVKGEINEETGFVIDLKDLKDIIITHVIDKVDHRNLNLDVDFMRGKMASTEILAVEFWKQLDGPIKERGAQLHSIKLYETVNNYVEYFGE, via the coding sequence ATGATTTACATCACAAGGAAAGAGCATTTTAATGCGGCACATAAACTTTACCGTGAAGACTGGAGTAAAGAGAAGAATGAAGAAGTTTTTGGAATATGCGCAAATGCTAACTGGCATGGTCACAACTATGATTTGTATGTAACGGTAAAGGGCGAAATTAACGAAGAAACCGGTTTTGTAATTGACTTAAAGGATCTGAAAGACATTATCATTACGCATGTAATTGATAAAGTAGATCACAGAAACCTGAATTTGGATGTTGATTTTATGCGTGGAAAAATGGCTTCTACAGAAATACTTGCAGTAGAATTCTGGAAGCAATTAGATGGTCCAATCAAAGAAAGAGGCGCCCAACTGCATTCAATTAAACTTTATGAAACAGTCAATAATTACGTAGAGTATTTTGGCGAATAA
- the mqnB gene encoding futalosine hydrolase, which translates to MKILIAAATYAEIAPFLNALAVTGIPDEPIIFDKHELTFVVSGVGMVSMAYALGKAFTKRKYDLAINVGIAGSFSKKIKIGQLVEVREDIFSELGAEDDEEFITLEEMQLGDIFYSGSFRDPSTTDLQKVKGITVNRVHGNEESIENVLEMFTPKVESMEGAAFFYACEEAEIPSLQVRTISNYVEKRDRNNWDIPLAVKNINIWLHGFLKNLN; encoded by the coding sequence ATGAAGATTCTAATCGCCGCTGCTACTTATGCAGAAATTGCTCCTTTTCTTAACGCTTTGGCTGTAACAGGCATTCCTGATGAGCCTATTATTTTTGATAAACATGAGCTTACTTTTGTTGTTTCCGGTGTTGGAATGGTGAGCATGGCCTACGCACTGGGAAAAGCTTTTACAAAAAGGAAATATGATCTTGCTATCAATGTAGGTATAGCCGGTAGTTTTTCAAAAAAAATCAAAATAGGACAATTGGTTGAAGTTAGAGAAGACATTTTTTCTGAACTTGGCGCTGAAGACGATGAAGAATTTATAACATTGGAAGAAATGCAACTTGGCGATATTTTTTATTCGGGCAGTTTTAGGGATCCGTCTACTACAGATCTGCAAAAAGTAAAAGGAATTACCGTAAACAGGGTTCACGGAAACGAAGAAAGCATAGAAAATGTGTTAGAAATGTTTACTCCGAAAGTTGAAAGTATGGAAGGAGCGGCCTTTTTTTATGCTTGTGAAGAAGCTGAAATTCCATCTTTACAGGTTAGGACAATCTCTAATTATGTAGAAAAAAGAGATCGGAACAATTGGGATATTCCTTTGGCTGTAAAAAACATTAATATTTGGCTTCATGGCTTCTTAAAGAATTTGAATTAA
- a CDS encoding menaquinone biosynthesis family protein, which produces MKLTLGFSPCPNDTFIFDALIHKKIDTGNLDFEVSFEDVETLNQQAFNNQLDITKLSYHAFAYANENYQLLDSGSALGFGVGPLLISHKDFDLERLKTSQAELKIGIPGKYTTANFLLSIAYPELANKEEMLFSDIEQKLINKEIDLGLIIHENRFTYQDKGLVKIMDLGDFWEQHTGCAIPLGGIVIKRDLPENIKQEVNRLIKESIEFAFTNPDSGIEFIKKHAQAMDEEVMFKHIELYVNEYSKNLGPEGRKAIDNMFNMALEKNVIPKISKNIYLNP; this is translated from the coding sequence ATGAAACTTACACTTGGTTTTTCTCCTTGTCCAAACGACACCTTCATATTCGATGCCTTAATACACAAAAAGATAGACACCGGAAATTTGGACTTTGAAGTAAGCTTTGAAGATGTGGAAACTTTAAATCAACAGGCTTTTAACAATCAACTTGACATTACAAAGCTAAGCTATCACGCCTTCGCCTATGCCAACGAAAATTACCAGTTGCTGGATTCGGGAAGTGCTTTGGGTTTCGGTGTAGGCCCTTTATTAATCAGCCATAAAGATTTTGATTTAGAAAGATTAAAAACCTCTCAAGCTGAACTTAAGATCGGTATTCCCGGAAAATATACAACAGCCAACTTTCTTTTATCTATTGCTTATCCAGAATTGGCAAACAAGGAAGAAATGTTATTTTCTGATATCGAGCAAAAGCTGATCAACAAGGAAATAGATCTGGGTTTAATTATCCACGAGAATCGCTTTACCTATCAGGACAAAGGTTTGGTTAAAATAATGGATTTGGGAGATTTCTGGGAACAACATACAGGCTGCGCCATTCCTTTAGGCGGGATTGTTATTAAGCGCGACCTACCCGAAAACATCAAGCAGGAAGTAAACAGGTTAATAAAGGAATCGATAGAATTTGCATTTACCAATCCGGATTCGGGCATCGAATTTATTAAAAAACACGCCCAGGCAATGGACGAAGAGGTAATGTTTAAACACATCGAGCTTTATGTTAATGAATACTCCAAAAATTTGGGTCCGGAAGGACGGAAGGCTATAGACAATATGTTCAATATGGCTTTAGAGAAAAATGTTATCCCTAAAATTTCTAAGAATATTTATTTAAATCCTTAA
- a CDS encoding glycerophosphodiester phosphodiesterase: protein MYNKFSCLLFTCVLALSASQSFSQNKIDLQGHRGARGLMPENTIPAMKKAIDLGVNLEMDINFSKDQKPIVSHDHWLNAAFVLTPDGKEIPAETQKEKRLYDLKYKEIRKYDVGSKFYSTFPEQKKMKAYIPLLSELIDSVELYAKQKNYPLPHYNIETKISETGDNINHPTPKVFVKKLMKVINSKKIADRVMIQSFDPRTLEIINKQHKNVQTSYLVSKGKLEDNLKKLTFKPDIYSPNYKMVNKSLVEKCHQMGIKVIPWTVNTKEEIEAIKATGVDGIISDYPNLY, encoded by the coding sequence ATGTATAATAAATTTAGCTGTTTACTATTTACATGCGTGTTGGCTTTAAGCGCAAGTCAATCTTTTTCGCAAAATAAAATAGACCTTCAAGGTCACAGGGGAGCGAGAGGACTAATGCCTGAAAACACAATACCTGCGATGAAAAAAGCTATAGATTTAGGCGTTAACCTGGAAATGGATATAAATTTCAGCAAAGATCAAAAGCCGATTGTATCTCACGATCATTGGTTAAATGCAGCCTTTGTATTAACTCCCGATGGGAAAGAAATACCGGCTGAAACACAAAAAGAAAAAAGACTTTATGACCTTAAATATAAGGAGATAAGAAAATATGATGTGGGCTCTAAGTTTTACAGCACATTTCCTGAACAAAAGAAAATGAAAGCATATATTCCGTTGCTTTCAGAACTAATCGATTCTGTCGAACTTTATGCGAAACAAAAGAATTATCCACTTCCACACTACAACATTGAAACAAAAATTTCTGAAACCGGAGACAATATCAATCATCCAACTCCCAAGGTTTTTGTTAAAAAATTAATGAAAGTCATCAATTCCAAGAAAATCGCAGATAGGGTGATGATCCAGTCATTCGATCCAAGGACACTGGAAATTATTAATAAACAACATAAAAACGTTCAAACATCTTATTTGGTAAGTAAAGGAAAGCTGGAGGACAATTTAAAAAAACTAACTTTCAAACCAGACATATACAGCCCGAATTACAAAATGGTAAACAAATCATTAGTAGAAAAATGCCATCAAATGGGAATAAAAGTAATCCCATGGACTGTTAACACAAAAGAAGAAATCGAGGCAATAAAAGCAACCGGAGTAGACGGTATTATTTCTGATTATCCTAATTTATACTAA